One region of Skermanella mucosa genomic DNA includes:
- a CDS encoding nitric oxide reductase activation protein NorD, with protein sequence MVSLFEPEETVGQAWHRLVGGSGSYRRHADAAVELDGIRTGLGVMFRALGGAGGVRLAACGPAASGHRLGLLQRIGLGTEKVDMARFDGATLELPARIDCFPDRADNEALYEWLVAWFACAEPVHVPEDPLQADVARLRVAAATTSFALAAWPGLGKLHGRLCRAMLDARPVRRLPPPEAAIEAAVTALLGGPAAGQGGCYAIARILDPTVPLEEWKAGRGYRRFLPVPLWGEAVPPRAATPRAARQDGEGGDPASPADGKRRRAARRDNDQTRRNDPLMLNRFEKIIGLSEMVNINRAVEDDDEDGACKAADDLDELSVGEHDRRAATRLRMELDLAAEAVDPSSLDSGLTYPEWDHVRGVLLPGHCRVIAGPAPAGDPDAPETWRPDAAARRRIRLVRRQFEALRPRRQRLSAQPDGDELDLSSLVRSVADRRAGGPGSDRLYTAVRPVARDLSVAVLVDVSLSTDGWIDGHRVLDVEKEALLALSHGLAACQDEHGIFTFTSRRREQVHVRTVKDFDEPMGDLVDRRIGALKPGHYTRIGAAVRHVAKRLAERPHHHRLLLLLSDGKPNDMDHYEGRYAIEDTRMAIREARRAGLKVFGVTVDEQARDYFPYLFGQGSFAIFPHVARLPSALPAIYRQISCG encoded by the coding sequence ATGGTTTCTCTCTTCGAACCGGAAGAAACGGTCGGCCAGGCATGGCACCGGCTGGTCGGCGGCTCCGGCAGCTACCGCCGCCATGCCGATGCCGCCGTCGAGCTGGACGGGATCCGGACCGGCCTGGGCGTGATGTTCCGGGCGCTGGGCGGCGCTGGCGGCGTCCGCCTGGCGGCCTGCGGGCCTGCCGCCTCCGGCCATCGGCTCGGCCTGCTCCAGCGGATCGGCCTGGGCACGGAGAAGGTGGACATGGCCCGGTTCGACGGAGCGACCCTGGAACTGCCGGCCCGGATCGACTGCTTCCCCGACCGCGCCGACAACGAGGCGCTGTACGAATGGCTGGTCGCCTGGTTCGCCTGCGCCGAGCCGGTGCACGTCCCGGAGGATCCCCTGCAGGCCGATGTCGCCCGGCTGCGCGTCGCGGCCGCCACGACCTCGTTCGCGCTCGCCGCCTGGCCCGGCCTGGGGAAGCTGCACGGGCGGCTGTGCCGGGCCATGCTGGATGCCCGCCCGGTGCGTAGGTTGCCGCCGCCGGAAGCGGCGATCGAAGCCGCCGTGACGGCACTGCTGGGCGGGCCGGCGGCCGGGCAGGGCGGGTGCTACGCGATCGCCCGCATCCTCGACCCGACGGTACCGCTGGAGGAGTGGAAGGCCGGGCGCGGCTACCGGCGCTTCCTGCCCGTTCCGCTCTGGGGCGAGGCGGTGCCTCCCCGGGCCGCGACGCCGCGCGCCGCCCGGCAGGACGGCGAAGGCGGCGATCCGGCGTCGCCTGCCGACGGCAAGCGCCGGCGCGCCGCCCGGCGCGACAACGACCAGACCCGGCGCAACGATCCGCTGATGCTCAACCGGTTCGAGAAGATCATCGGCCTGTCCGAGATGGTGAACATCAACCGCGCGGTCGAGGACGACGACGAGGACGGTGCCTGCAAGGCGGCAGACGACCTGGACGAGCTGAGCGTCGGCGAGCACGACCGGCGCGCCGCGACCAGGCTGCGCATGGAACTCGACCTGGCGGCGGAAGCGGTCGATCCGTCGTCCCTGGACTCCGGCCTGACCTATCCGGAATGGGACCATGTCCGCGGCGTGCTGCTGCCCGGCCATTGCCGGGTGATCGCCGGGCCGGCCCCGGCGGGGGACCCGGACGCGCCGGAGACGTGGCGGCCCGACGCCGCGGCGCGCCGCCGCATTCGTCTGGTGCGCCGCCAGTTCGAGGCCCTGCGGCCCCGCCGCCAGCGCCTCTCCGCCCAGCCCGACGGCGACGAGCTGGACCTGTCGTCCCTGGTCCGGTCGGTCGCCGACCGTCGGGCGGGCGGTCCCGGCAGCGACCGGCTCTACACCGCGGTACGGCCGGTGGCGCGCGACCTTTCTGTCGCGGTGCTGGTGGACGTGTCGCTGTCCACCGACGGCTGGATCGACGGGCACCGCGTGCTGGACGTGGAGAAGGAGGCTTTGCTGGCGCTCAGCCACGGACTGGCCGCGTGCCAGGACGAGCACGGCATCTTCACCTTCACGTCGCGCCGGCGCGAGCAGGTGCATGTCCGCACGGTCAAGGACTTCGACGAACCGATGGGCGACCTGGTGGACCGGCGCATCGGCGCGCTGAAGCCCGGCCACTACACAAGGATCGGCGCCGCCGTGCGCCACGTGGCGAAACGGCTGGCCGAACGTCCGCACCATCACCGGCTGCTCCTGCTGCTCTCGGACGGCAAGCCCAACGACATGGACCATTACGAGGGCCGCTACGCGATCGAGGACACCCGCATGGCGATCCGCGAGGCGCGCCGCGCCGGGCTGAAGGTGTTCGGGGTGACCGTGGACGAGCAGGCGCGGGACTATTTCCCCTACCTGTTCGGCCAGGGCTCCTTCGCGATCTTTCCCCACGTGGCCCGGCTGCCGTCCGCGCTCCCCGCGATCTACCGCCAGATCTCCTGCGGCTGA
- the narJ gene encoding nitrate reductase molybdenum cofactor assembly chaperone encodes MASSRHSTFKPLSFKALGALIDYPQAETVEALDAIEAVLANDEILPRGVRLDLAALIETLRRGDLIDLQEEWLALFDRSRALSLHLYQHVHGESRDRGQAMVSLGQLYAAHGLELTASELPDYLPVLCEFLACVPAEVSLPILADAAHILEAIRTRLERKESPYAAVFAGLRALAPAEVDPAKLAGVIEADRIEDAKDLSALDEEWEEKPVTFGPGDAACPKLRHPPVRPAAA; translated from the coding sequence ATGGCGAGCTCCAGGCATTCGACCTTCAAACCCTTGAGCTTCAAGGCGCTCGGCGCGCTGATCGACTATCCGCAGGCGGAGACGGTCGAGGCGCTGGACGCGATCGAGGCGGTTCTCGCCAACGACGAGATCCTGCCGCGCGGGGTCCGTCTCGACCTCGCCGCCCTGATCGAGACCCTGCGCCGGGGCGACCTGATCGACCTGCAGGAGGAATGGCTGGCGCTGTTCGACCGCAGCCGCGCCCTGTCGCTCCACCTCTACCAGCACGTCCATGGCGAGTCCCGCGACCGCGGCCAGGCCATGGTCAGCCTGGGCCAACTCTACGCCGCCCACGGGCTGGAGCTGACCGCGTCGGAGCTGCCCGACTACCTGCCGGTGCTGTGCGAGTTCCTCGCCTGCGTGCCGGCCGAGGTCAGCCTGCCGATCCTGGCCGACGCCGCCCACATCCTGGAGGCGATCCGCACCAGGCTGGAGCGGAAGGAAAGCCCCTATGCCGCCGTGTTCGCCGGACTCCGCGCGCTGGCCCCGGCCGAGGTCGATCCGGCGAAACTGGCCGGGGTGATCGAGGCCGACCGGATCGAGGACGCGAAGGACCTGTCCGCCCTGGACGAAGAGTGGGAGGAGAAGCCCGTCACCTTCGGCCCCGGCGACGCCGCCTGTCCCAAGTTGCGCCATCCACCCGTCCGCCCCGCCGCCGCCTGA
- a CDS encoding CbbQ/NirQ/NorQ/GpvN family protein gives MPDSLPADITADIAADIPYYEATGDECELFAHAYAHNLPLLLKGPTGCGKTRFVAHMAARLGRPLHTVSCHDDLTAADLTGRYLLKGGDTVWVDGPLTRAVREGAICYLDEVVEARKDVTVVLHPLTDDRRVLPLERTGETLQAPPGFMLVVSYNPGYQNILKSLKPSTRQRFLAVEFDFPPPEREAEIVSRESGLAVERCRPLVRLAGALRELKGQDLEEGVSTRLLVYCATLISSGMRLERAVLAALIEPLTDDPDIRRALLRVVDITLG, from the coding sequence ATGCCCGACAGCCTGCCCGCCGACATCACGGCCGACATCGCGGCCGACATCCCGTACTACGAGGCCACCGGCGACGAGTGCGAGCTTTTCGCCCATGCCTACGCCCACAACCTGCCCCTTCTCCTCAAAGGGCCGACCGGGTGCGGCAAGACGCGGTTCGTGGCCCACATGGCGGCCCGCCTGGGCCGCCCGCTCCACACCGTCTCGTGCCACGACGACCTGACCGCCGCCGACCTGACGGGCCGCTACCTGCTGAAGGGCGGCGACACGGTGTGGGTCGATGGCCCGCTGACCCGGGCCGTCCGCGAGGGCGCCATCTGCTACCTGGACGAGGTGGTCGAGGCGCGCAAGGACGTCACCGTGGTGCTGCATCCCCTGACCGACGACCGCCGCGTCCTGCCGCTGGAGCGCACCGGCGAGACCCTCCAGGCGCCGCCCGGCTTCATGCTGGTGGTCTCGTACAATCCGGGCTACCAGAACATCCTGAAGAGCCTGAAGCCGAGCACCCGGCAGCGTTTCCTCGCGGTGGAGTTCGACTTCCCCCCGCCGGAGCGCGAGGCGGAGATCGTGTCGCGGGAGAGCGGCCTGGCGGTCGAGCGCTGCCGGCCTCTGGTCCGCCTCGCCGGGGCGCTGCGCGAGCTCAAGGGGCAGGACCTGGAGGAGGGCGTCTCGACCCGCCTGCTGGTCTACTGCGCCACCCTGATATCGTCGGGCATGCGCCTGGAGCGCGCGGTCCTGGCGGCGCTGATCGAGCCGCTGACCGACGATCCCGATATCCGCAGGGCGCTGCTGCGGGTCGTCGACATCACGCTCGGCTGA
- a CDS encoding molybdopterin molybdotransferase MoeA, protein MPDTHFPLPLPLPLPAPCCGGDHRLLPVASLGALLDRVEIPGAGVETVGLGDAVGRVLAEDIVAAGDLPSRDCSAMDGYAVAFDGLEPGRPSTLPVVGRVAAGHPLDRPVRRGEAVRIFTGAALPDGCDTVVMQEHCAAADGFVTLPPAVARNANRRRRGEDVSAGTLCLARGAVLRPQDIGMAAALGHATLRVRAPVRVAVFSTGDELCEPGEPLGDGRIHDINRYTLTAMLKRLGCAVTDVGIVRDDRRSVVGTLAEAACGHDLIVTSGGMSVGEEDHVKAAVGELGSLGFWRLAVKPGKPVAVGHVGAVPFVGLPGNPVAVMVTFALVARPLIRRIAGAVAAEPRRWQVAADFAHDKPAGRRDYLRGRLLDGGRVAKFRHDGSHVISSMVEADGLIELRDETTRIEPGDRVDFLPFAELL, encoded by the coding sequence ATGCCCGATACACATTTCCCCCTCCCGCTCCCCCTGCCCCTCCCCGCCCCCTGCTGCGGCGGCGACCACCGGCTCCTGCCCGTCGCCTCCCTGGGGGCGCTTCTGGACCGGGTCGAGATCCCCGGGGCCGGCGTCGAGACAGTCGGCCTGGGCGACGCGGTCGGCCGGGTGCTGGCCGAAGACATCGTCGCGGCGGGAGACCTGCCGAGCCGGGACTGCTCCGCCATGGACGGCTACGCCGTGGCGTTCGACGGCCTGGAACCCGGCCGGCCGTCCACCCTTCCCGTCGTCGGGCGGGTCGCGGCGGGCCATCCGCTGGACCGTCCCGTCCGGCGGGGCGAGGCCGTACGGATCTTCACCGGGGCGGCGCTGCCCGACGGGTGCGACACCGTGGTGATGCAGGAACACTGCGCCGCGGCCGATGGGTTCGTCACCCTGCCGCCGGCCGTGGCCCGGAACGCCAACCGGCGCCGGCGCGGCGAGGACGTCTCCGCCGGGACGCTTTGCCTGGCGCGCGGCGCTGTGCTGCGCCCCCAGGACATCGGCATGGCCGCGGCGCTGGGGCACGCGACGCTGCGGGTCCGGGCTCCCGTCCGGGTCGCGGTGTTCTCGACCGGCGACGAGCTGTGCGAGCCCGGCGAACCGCTCGGCGACGGACGGATCCACGACATCAACCGCTATACCCTGACGGCCATGCTGAAGCGGCTGGGCTGCGCGGTGACCGACGTGGGAATCGTGCGCGACGACCGCCGGAGCGTCGTCGGGACTTTGGCCGAGGCGGCCTGCGGGCACGACCTGATCGTGACATCAGGCGGCATGTCGGTCGGCGAGGAGGACCACGTCAAGGCCGCCGTGGGCGAGCTGGGCTCGCTGGGGTTCTGGCGCCTCGCCGTCAAGCCGGGCAAGCCGGTGGCGGTCGGGCATGTCGGCGCGGTCCCGTTCGTGGGCCTGCCGGGCAACCCGGTCGCGGTGATGGTGACCTTCGCCCTGGTGGCCCGGCCGTTGATCCGCCGCATCGCCGGCGCGGTCGCCGCCGAACCGCGGCGCTGGCAGGTCGCGGCCGATTTCGCCCACGACAAGCCGGCCGGCCGGCGCGACTATCTGCGCGGCCGGCTGCTGGACGGCGGCCGGGTGGCGAAGTTCCGCCACGACGGATCGCATGTCATCTCCTCCATGGTAGAGGCCGACGGGCTGATCGAGCTGCGGGACGAAACCACCCGGATCGAGCCGGGAGACAGGGTGGACTTCCTGCCCTTCGCCGAGCTGCTATAG
- a CDS encoding Crp/Fnr family transcriptional regulator — protein sequence MPAQLADLSPRDSALLRNLPLFQQLAEPVLASLLATATVRTVERGTDLFVQGDPADRFYIVLEGWVKLYRINRDGAEAVVTMVNAGESFAEAAMFAQGNFPVCAQAVTDVRALSITSQAFARCVQADVRTAFAMLGSLSMRLRTLVQQIEQLQVQSAPQRVGGFLLKLCPAGAGNASFMLPLEKSLVARRLGIQPETFSRALAKLRPIGVEVQGAVVSVSDIDALREFCQEDPAEA from the coding sequence ATGCCCGCCCAACTCGCCGACCTGTCGCCCCGCGACTCCGCGCTGCTGCGCAACCTTCCGCTGTTCCAGCAGCTCGCCGAGCCGGTGCTGGCGTCCCTGCTGGCGACCGCCACGGTGCGGACGGTGGAGCGGGGAACCGACCTGTTCGTCCAGGGCGATCCGGCCGACCGGTTCTACATCGTCCTGGAAGGCTGGGTGAAGCTGTACCGGATCAACCGCGACGGGGCGGAGGCCGTGGTCACCATGGTGAACGCGGGCGAGAGCTTCGCCGAGGCGGCCATGTTCGCCCAGGGCAACTTCCCCGTCTGCGCCCAGGCCGTCACCGACGTGCGCGCGCTGTCGATCACGTCCCAGGCCTTCGCCCGCTGCGTCCAGGCGGACGTTCGGACCGCCTTCGCGATGCTCGGGTCGCTGTCGATGCGGCTGCGCACGCTGGTCCAGCAGATCGAGCAACTCCAGGTCCAGTCCGCCCCGCAGCGGGTCGGCGGCTTCCTGCTGAAGCTGTGCCCGGCGGGCGCCGGCAACGCCTCCTTCATGCTGCCGCTCGAAAAATCGCTGGTCGCCCGCCGGCTCGGCATCCAGCCGGAAACCTTCTCCCGCGCGCTCGCCAAGCTGCGGCCGATCGGCGTGGAGGTGCAGGGCGCCGTGGTGTCGGTTTCCGACATCGACGCCCTGCGGGAGTTCTGCCAGGAAGACCCGGCGGAGGCGTGA
- a CDS encoding metal-sulfur cluster assembly factor — MTADTRIPADTPVGKAWMALDRVFDPETDLSVVEMGLVYGVEDTADGLLVLLSLTHPSCPMGGLIVEQAQEALAAVAAPGRPARIELTFEPPWTPDRITEEGRRRLAGTG, encoded by the coding sequence ATGACCGCGGATACCCGGATCCCCGCCGATACCCCGGTGGGCAAGGCATGGATGGCATTGGATAGGGTGTTCGATCCCGAAACCGATCTCAGCGTCGTCGAAATGGGCCTCGTCTACGGGGTCGAGGACACGGCGGACGGCCTGCTGGTCCTGCTCAGCTTGACCCATCCGAGCTGTCCCATGGGTGGCCTGATCGTGGAGCAGGCGCAGGAGGCCCTGGCCGCCGTCGCGGCGCCCGGCCGCCCGGCGCGGATCGAGCTGACCTTCGAGCCGCCCTGGACTCCCGACCGGATAACCGAGGAGGGCCGGCGCCGATTGGCCGGGACGGGCTGA
- a CDS encoding DUF2249 domain-containing protein has protein sequence MSVTSFPLTTDMLLADVIAGDGEAIGRLARLNPVFAVLLEPEHRNAMAGQIRLGEAARIAEVPFDILCAVLQGRLSAAGIGRPDASGHAGPAAGAPDGDWFEQAERQSAPHLDVRPLLASGQDPFAHVMSTAARVPPGGFMVVDAPFDPAPLRRVLAGKGFTSLGRQLGAGHWRICWRREEPAGLEDEAQPPVPQPRRGPEPWQAADGTHLDVRGLQPPEPMTRVLDLIDAGTAERLVLHHDREPVFLFPMLAERGWSCLSVEHLEGEVRVTLAREES, from the coding sequence ATGAGCGTGACGTCCTTCCCCCTTACCACCGACATGCTGCTGGCCGACGTGATCGCCGGGGACGGCGAGGCGATAGGCCGGCTGGCCAGGCTCAACCCGGTCTTCGCCGTGCTGCTGGAGCCGGAGCACAGGAACGCCATGGCCGGCCAGATCCGGCTGGGCGAGGCGGCCCGCATCGCGGAGGTGCCGTTCGACATCCTGTGCGCCGTGCTTCAGGGCCGGCTGTCCGCAGCCGGGATCGGCCGTCCCGACGCTTCCGGTCACGCCGGCCCCGCGGCCGGCGCGCCTGATGGCGACTGGTTCGAGCAGGCCGAGCGCCAGTCCGCGCCGCACCTGGACGTGCGGCCGCTGCTGGCGTCCGGCCAGGATCCCTTCGCGCACGTCATGTCCACCGCGGCACGGGTACCGCCCGGGGGCTTCATGGTGGTGGACGCGCCTTTCGACCCGGCCCCGCTGCGCCGGGTGCTGGCCGGCAAGGGCTTCACCTCGCTCGGCCGGCAGCTGGGCGCGGGGCACTGGCGCATCTGCTGGCGCCGCGAGGAACCGGCCGGTCTCGAAGACGAGGCGCAGCCGCCGGTGCCGCAGCCGCGCCGGGGGCCGGAGCCGTGGCAGGCGGCGGACGGCACCCATCTGGACGTGCGCGGTCTCCAGCCGCCGGAGCCCATGACGCGGGTGCTCGACCTGATCGACGCGGGCACCGCCGAGCGACTCGTCCTGCATCACGACCGCGAACCGGTCTTCCTCTTCCCCATGCTGGCCGAGCGCGGCTGGTCCTGCCTGTCGGTCGAGCACCTGGAGGGCGAGGTCCGGGTCACGCTGGCGCGGGAGGAGTCGTGA
- a CDS encoding carbonic anhydrase — protein sequence MPHPLQRLLDGFEEFRGSALGDDAALYGRLVNEGQSPEVLVVGCSDSRVDPAILTHCRPGDLFVVRNVAALVPPCEIDGRHHGTSAAIEFGVCGLGVGHVVVLGHAMCGGIRALAAHPRGCGCGAAATFLDAWVEIAGTARQEVFRRLSDAPPEMRQRVLEQAAVVKSLGNLMTYPWVRERVVTGRLALHGWYFDLGAAELHAYDGVERRFLPVRGEARPLGETETACEHGCACRTAFDVATFVSRMAETLPRVPVEA from the coding sequence ATGCCCCATCCCCTGCAACGGCTGCTCGACGGGTTCGAGGAATTCCGCGGCAGCGCGCTTGGCGACGATGCCGCCCTGTACGGGCGGCTGGTCAACGAGGGCCAATCGCCCGAGGTGCTTGTCGTCGGCTGCTCGGACAGCAGGGTCGATCCCGCGATCCTGACCCATTGCCGGCCGGGCGACCTGTTCGTGGTCCGCAACGTGGCGGCCCTGGTGCCGCCCTGCGAGATCGACGGCCGCCACCACGGCACCAGCGCCGCCATCGAGTTCGGCGTCTGCGGGCTGGGCGTCGGCCACGTCGTCGTGCTGGGCCATGCCATGTGCGGCGGCATCCGGGCGCTCGCCGCCCATCCCCGCGGCTGCGGCTGCGGCGCGGCGGCAACCTTCCTGGACGCCTGGGTCGAGATCGCCGGGACCGCCCGGCAGGAAGTCTTCCGGCGGCTCTCCGACGCCCCGCCGGAGATGCGCCAGCGCGTGCTGGAACAGGCCGCGGTCGTCAAGTCGCTGGGCAACCTGATGACCTATCCCTGGGTCCGGGAGCGGGTCGTCACCGGCCGGCTGGCCCTTCACGGCTGGTACTTCGACCTGGGGGCCGCCGAACTGCACGCCTATGACGGCGTGGAGCGGCGGTTCCTGCCGGTGCGCGGGGAGGCCCGCCCGCTGGGCGAGACGGAAACCGCCTGCGAGCACGGCTGCGCCTGCCGGACCGCGTTCGACGTCGCCACCTTCGTGAGCCGCATGGCCGAGACCCTGCCCCGAGTACCCGTGGAGGCCTGA
- a CDS encoding NnrU family protein codes for MELLILSTLLLIGSHVVPGLPGVRSSLVAALGRTAFLTAYSAVSLATLALLVRSYAAADMGAWLYVPPAEARVFTVVAMPVALFLLVGRLTTPARTADPAGIYRITAVPGSLGVLLWTLLHLASLGEARQVVVFAGMAAIALFSLARNWHAAGPARRRAGILPFAGILLGRERLEWGEIGWARPLLAIVLWAALLLLHPVVIGPDPLAYL; via the coding sequence ATGGAACTCCTGATCCTTTCCACGCTGCTCCTGATCGGCAGCCATGTGGTCCCCGGCCTGCCGGGGGTCCGCTCGTCCCTGGTCGCGGCGCTGGGCCGCACGGCGTTTCTCACGGCCTACTCGGCCGTTTCCCTGGCCACGCTCGCGCTCCTGGTCCGGAGCTACGCCGCCGCCGACATGGGCGCGTGGCTTTACGTTCCGCCGGCTGAGGCGAGGGTCTTCACGGTCGTGGCGATGCCGGTCGCGCTTTTCCTGCTGGTCGGCAGGCTGACGACGCCGGCCCGGACTGCGGACCCCGCCGGCATCTACCGGATCACCGCGGTTCCCGGCAGCCTGGGGGTCCTGCTCTGGACGCTGCTTCACCTGGCGTCGCTGGGGGAGGCGCGGCAGGTGGTCGTCTTCGCCGGAATGGCCGCCATCGCCCTGTTCTCTCTGGCCAGGAACTGGCATGCCGCCGGCCCCGCGCGGCGCCGGGCCGGCATCCTGCCCTTCGCCGGCATCCTGCTGGGGCGCGAGAGGCTGGAGTGGGGCGAGATCGGCTGGGCACGGCCGCTCCTGGCCATCGTCCTCTGGGCGGCGCTGCTGCTGCTTCACCCCGTGGTGATCGGTCCCGACCCGCTGGCGTACCTTTGA
- the mog gene encoding molybdopterin adenylyltransferase, with amino-acid sequence MTAFPIPIGILTVSDRASRGVYEDLGGPAIERELARLLVTPWRAVRRLVPDERPEIEGRLVELCDTEGCSLVVTTGGTGPALRDVTPEATEAVCQRMMPGFGELMRSVSLRVVPTAILSRQTAGIRGRSLIVNLPGKPSAIADCLEAVFPAVPYCIDLIGGHRLETDPAVCKAFRPKA; translated from the coding sequence ATGACAGCATTCCCCATCCCCATCGGCATCCTCACCGTGTCGGACCGTGCCAGTCGGGGCGTCTACGAGGATCTGGGCGGCCCCGCGATCGAGCGGGAGCTGGCGCGCCTGCTGGTCACGCCCTGGCGCGCGGTCCGGCGCCTCGTCCCCGACGAGCGGCCGGAGATCGAGGGCCGGCTCGTCGAGCTTTGCGATACCGAGGGCTGCTCCCTGGTGGTCACCACCGGGGGCACCGGCCCCGCCCTGCGCGACGTGACCCCTGAGGCGACGGAGGCGGTCTGCCAGCGGATGATGCCCGGCTTCGGGGAGCTGATGCGCTCCGTCAGCCTGCGGGTCGTTCCGACCGCGATCCTGTCGCGGCAGACCGCCGGCATCCGGGGCCGAAGCCTGATCGTGAACCTGCCGGGCAAGCCCTCGGCCATCGCCGATTGCCTGGAAGCGGTCTTTCCCGCCGTTCCCTACTGCATCGACCTGATCGGCGGCCACCGGCTTGAGACCGATCCGGCGGTCTGCAAGGCCTTCCGGCCGAAAGCCTGA
- a CDS encoding peptidylprolyl isomerase: MPDTILPISEIRVNGVAITGPEIDREVQYHPSETLAEARAAAAHALAVRELLRQACAARGIPLDDEEAAVEALLRAEVAVPEPDDAVCRRYHARNPARFRSADLFAVRHILLPAAPSDAAARDAAKLKAQALIAELADHPGRFADLAREHSACPSAAQGGSLGQVERGQTVPEFETFMVALEPGQLCPVPVATPYGYHVLHLEHRIDGDDLPYEAVRDAIHGFLRDSAWRQAVHQYLQILAGKARIEGIDLGGAETPLVQ; encoded by the coding sequence ATGCCCGACACCATCCTGCCGATTTCCGAGATCCGCGTGAACGGCGTGGCGATCACCGGCCCGGAGATCGACCGCGAAGTCCAGTACCACCCCAGCGAAACCCTGGCCGAGGCCCGCGCCGCCGCCGCCCACGCCCTGGCGGTGCGGGAACTGCTTCGGCAGGCCTGCGCCGCCCGGGGCATCCCGCTGGACGACGAGGAAGCCGCGGTCGAGGCCCTGCTGCGGGCGGAAGTCGCGGTGCCGGAGCCGGACGACGCGGTCTGCCGCCGCTACCACGCGCGGAACCCGGCGAGGTTCCGCAGCGCCGACCTGTTCGCGGTGCGCCATATCCTGCTGCCCGCAGCCCCCTCCGACGCGGCGGCGCGGGACGCGGCGAAGCTGAAGGCGCAGGCCCTGATCGCGGAGCTGGCCGACCATCCCGGCCGTTTCGCCGACCTGGCGCGGGAGCATTCCGCCTGCCCGTCCGCCGCGCAGGGCGGCAGCCTGGGGCAGGTCGAGCGCGGCCAGACCGTGCCGGAGTTCGAGACCTTCATGGTGGCCCTGGAACCGGGACAGCTCTGCCCGGTGCCGGTGGCGACGCCCTACGGCTACCATGTCCTGCATCTGGAGCACAGGATCGACGGCGATGACCTGCCCTACGAGGCGGTCAGGGACGCGATCCACGGCTTCCTGCGCGACAGCGCGTGGCGTCAGGCGGTCCACCAGTATCTCCAGATCCTGGCGGGCAAGGCCCGGATCGAGGGGATCGACCTGGGCGGCGCCGAAACGCCGCTGGTCCAGTAG
- the narI gene encoding respiratory nitrate reductase subunit gamma: MSHLNQLLFGYYPYIALTVFLLGSLFRFDREQYTWRSGSSQMLRKERMVLASNLFHVGILGLLVGHTVGLLTPIAVFDAFGIGHGAKQVLAIVAGGVFGLMCFAGLTMLVRRRLTDPRIRNTSSRMDIAILLMLYAQLILGLITIPFSIAHADGETMVKFMEWAQHIVTFRPGAAELIADVPAVFKLHLVLGLTIFLVFPFSRLVHVWSVPFAYVGRQYQIVRTR; the protein is encoded by the coding sequence ATGAGCCACCTGAACCAACTGCTGTTCGGATATTATCCGTACATCGCCCTGACCGTCTTCCTGCTGGGCAGCCTGTTCCGCTTCGACCGCGAGCAGTACACCTGGCGCAGCGGGTCCAGCCAGATGCTCCGCAAGGAGCGCATGGTGCTGGCGAGCAACCTGTTCCATGTCGGCATCCTGGGACTGCTGGTCGGACATACCGTGGGACTTCTGACGCCGATCGCGGTGTTCGACGCCTTCGGCATCGGCCACGGTGCCAAGCAGGTGCTGGCGATCGTCGCCGGCGGCGTGTTCGGTCTGATGTGCTTCGCCGGGCTGACGATGCTGGTCCGCCGCCGGTTGACCGACCCGCGCATCCGCAACACCAGCAGCCGCATGGACATCGCGATCCTGCTGATGCTCTACGCCCAGCTCATCCTGGGCCTCATCACCATCCCCTTCTCAATCGCCCATGCGGACGGCGAGACCATGGTGAAGTTCATGGAGTGGGCGCAGCACATCGTCACCTTCCGGCCCGGGGCGGCCGAGCTGATCGCCGACGTGCCGGCCGTCTTCAAGCTCCACTTGGTCCTGGGGCTGACCATCTTCCTGGTCTTCCCGTTCTCCCGCCTCGTCCATGTCTGGAGCGTGCCGTTCGCCTATGTCGGCCGGCAGTACCAGATCGTCCGCACCCGCTGA